One region of Quercus lobata isolate SW786 chromosome 2, ValleyOak3.0 Primary Assembly, whole genome shotgun sequence genomic DNA includes:
- the LOC115978267 gene encoding uncharacterized protein LOC115978267, whose protein sequence is MVSKICKRTPPTKCIKDCRILPRRHRRKTPENKNVAAASATVLASINKSIFTCQRRLIRLFSKLARIGTPNRHKGFKILKKIPQDESEFEPETENTVQRTLIFDSSDNRKNSILPPMILPKRTVFLDLDEKLIHSKADPPPERFDFVVRLRIEGEFMNFYMLKRPSTPWLWG, encoded by the coding sequence ATGGTGTCCAAGATCTGCAAGAGGACCCCACCAACAAAGTGCATCAAAGACTGCCGGATCCTTCCCCGGCGGCACCGCCGGAAAACCCCTGAGAATAAGAACGTAGCGGCGGCGTCTGCCACAGTTTTAGCATCCATCAACAAGTCCATATTCACGTGTCAGCGCCGCCTCATCAGGCTCTTCTCCAAGTTAGCCCGCATCGGCACCCCGAATCGCCACAAGGGCTTCAAGATCCTCAAGAAAATCCCACAAGACGAATCCGAATTCGAACCAGAAACCGAAAACACAGTCCAAAGAACCCTCATTTTCGACAGTAGCGACAACAGGAAAAACAGCATTCTCCCACCGATGATCTTGCCTAAGAGAACGGTGTTTCTTGATTTAGACGAGAAATTGATCCATTCCAAGGCAGACCCACCACCGGAACGTTTCGATTTCGTGGTGAGGCTGAGGATTGAGGGAGAATTCATGAATTTCTACATGCTGAAACGGCCGAGTACACCATGGCTATGGGGTTGA
- the LOC115976412 gene encoding ABC transporter I family member 11, chloroplastic, whose product MSLLKSVNFTLPEKSFGLIFGRSGSGKTTLLQLLAGLSKPTSGSIHIQRYGNDGNPNQSPELLTPERVGIVFQFPERYFMADNVLEEVTFGWPRQRGDLQFKEHLALRLQRAINWVGLNGISLDKDPHTLSGGYKRRLALAIQLVQIPDLLILDEPLAGLDWKARADVVKLLKHLKKELTILAVSHDLKELATLVDRSWSMKMGGILKEEPLPL is encoded by the exons ATGAGCCTTCTAAAGTCTGTTAATTTTACACTTCCTGAAAAAAG TTTTGGTTTAATATTTGGCCGGAGTGGAAGTGGTAAAACTACTTTGTTGCAG CTTCTTGCAGGGCTGAGTAAACCAACTTCAGGTTCCATTCATATTCAAAGATATGGGAATGATGGCAATCCAAATCAATCTCCTGAACTGTTAACCCCAGAGAGAGTTGGCATTGTCTTTCAGTTTCCTGAAAG GTACTTCATGGCAGATAACGTGCTGGAGGAAGTTACATTTGGGTGGCCAAGGCAAAGGGGTGACCTCCAATTCAAGGAGCATCTTGCTTTGAGACTCCAAAGAGCAATTAATTGG GTTGGTTTAAATGGGATATCCTTGGATAAAGATCCTCATACTCTTAGTGGTGGTTATAAACGCCGGCTTGCCTTGGCAATTCAACTC GTACAAATCCCAGATTTATTGATACTGGATGAGCCCCTTGCTGGTCTTG ATTGGAAGGCACGGGCGGATGTTGTGAAGCTTTTGAAGCATCTAAAGAAAGAATTAACTATACTAGCTGTCAGCCATGACCTCAA AGAGTTAGCAACTCTAGTTGATCGATCCTGGAGCATGAAAATGGGTGGAATTCTTAAGGAAGAGCCACTACCACTTTAA
- the LOC115976413 gene encoding protein LAZY 1-like, with translation MSEPATPTFAMPLESLNESKTEVTENDLKLINYELEKFLEAETKEWCDESSGRNSIASTITLSGKPMDVAENEDYEKILVCPLQGYLFGSSIELPETRKEVKKEKASLAELFHRTKITNEENTKKSEKGEMQDKKTHKSAMHLMKKMLKKLHASSRSSIPSAAGDAADSVSTKKILHKVIRVFHRKIHPESSIAEREFVNSHKYKVKKAPSGSYNNGDQMHLGEDNDAFTLEPMSKISHRYKTKLNPPQDGLHDSNLSAKEHWIMTDADYLVLEL, from the exons ATGAGTGAGCCAGCTACACCAACATTTGCCATGCCTCTGGAGAGCTTAAATGAGAGCAAAACAGAGGTAACAGAGAATGACTTGAAGCTCATCAACTATGAGCTGGAGAAGTTCCTTGAGGCTGAAACTAAAGAATGGTGCGATGAATCATCAGGACGGAACAGTATTGCTAGCACCATTACACTCAGTGGCAAGCCAATGGATGTGGCTGAAAATGAAGATTATGAGAAAATTTTGGTATGTCCACTGCAAGGATATCTATTTGGCTCTTCAATTGAACTGCCAGAAACAAGaaaagaagtaaagaaagagAAGGCATCACTTGCAGAGCTGTTTCATAGgacaaaaataacaaatgaagaaaacacaaagaaaagtgagaaaggggaGATGCAAGACAAGAAAACGCATAAATCTGCTATGCATCTCATGAAGAAGATGCTAAAGAAGCTCCATGCTTCCTCAAGGAGCTCCATCCCTTCTGCTGCTGGTGATGCAGCTGACTCAGTTTCAACCAAGAAGATACTCCACAAG GTCATACGTGTGTTCCACAGAAAAATCCATCCTGAAAGCTCTATAGCTGAAAGAGAATTTGTTAATTCCCATAAATATAAGGTCAAAAAAGCTCCCAGTGGTAGCTATAATAATGGAGATCAGATGCACTTGGGTGAAGACAATGATGCCTTTACTCTAGAGCCCATGTCAAAGATAAGCCACCGTTACAAGACCAAACTGAACCCACCCCAAGATGGGCTGCATGACAGTAATCTAAGTGCAAAAGAGCATTGGATCATGACAGATGCAGACT ACTTGGTGTTGGAGCTTTAG